A section of the Pseudomonas sp. Q1-7 genome encodes:
- a CDS encoding carboxymuconolactone decarboxylase family protein — MSEERKSGLQVRREVMGDAFVDRALGNATAFSQPLQDFVNEHAWGGVWNRDGLPRKTRSLITLAALTALKCPQELKGHVRGALNNGCTVEEIREALLHCAVYAGVPAAIDAFRAAQEVIDDYQKA; from the coding sequence ATGAGCGAAGAACGCAAATCCGGCCTGCAGGTGCGCCGCGAGGTCATGGGCGACGCCTTCGTCGACCGTGCCCTGGGCAATGCCACCGCGTTCAGCCAACCGCTGCAGGACTTCGTCAACGAACACGCCTGGGGTGGTGTATGGAACCGCGACGGTTTGCCGCGCAAGACCCGCAGCCTGATCACCCTGGCTGCCCTTACCGCGCTGAAATGCCCGCAGGAGCTGAAAGGCCATGTCCGCGGCGCGCTGAACAACGGCTGCACGGTGGAGGAAATCCGCGAAGCCCTGTTGCACTGCGCCGTCTACGCCGGTGTCCCCGCCGCCATTGACGCCTTCCGCGCCGCCCAGGAAGTTATCGACGACTACCAGAAGGCTTGA
- a CDS encoding septal ring lytic transglycosylase RlpA family protein, translated as MLRSLYWLPFLALFLAGCSTSPFGGGESGHGYSAEGKASYYGSRHHGRRTASGERFDQHALTAAHRTLPFGTRVKVTNLRNDRTVVVRINDRGPHIRGRIIDLSREAAERLGMLRAGVAPVRVESLD; from the coding sequence ATGCTCCGTTCCCTGTACTGGCTCCCGTTCCTCGCCCTGTTCCTCGCGGGCTGCAGCACCAGCCCCTTCGGCGGCGGCGAGTCCGGCCACGGCTACAGCGCCGAAGGCAAGGCTTCCTATTACGGTTCCCGCCACCATGGTCGGCGCACCGCCAGTGGCGAGCGCTTCGACCAGCATGCGCTGACGGCGGCCCACCGCACCCTGCCCTTCGGCACCCGGGTGAAAGTGACCAACCTCAGAAACGACCGCACCGTGGTGGTGCGCATCAACGACCGCGGCCCCCACATTCGCGGCCGCATCATCGACCTCTCGCGGGAAGCCGCCGAACGCCTGGGCATGCTGCGCGCCGGCGTGGCGCCGGTGCGCGTGGAATCCCTCGACTGA
- the gatB gene encoding Asp-tRNA(Asn)/Glu-tRNA(Gln) amidotransferase subunit GatB, which translates to MQWETVIGLEIHAQLSTQSKIFSGSATTFGAEPNTQASLVDLGMPGTLPVLNAEAVRMACKFGLAIDAEIAEKNVFARKNYFYPDLPKGYQTSQMDLPIVGKGFLDITLEDGTVKRIGITRAHLEEDAGKSLHEDFHGMSGIDLNRAGTPLLEIVSEPDIRSAKEAVAYVKAIHALVRYLGICDGNMAEGSLRCDCNVSVRPKGQAEFGTRAEIKNVNSFRFIEKAINHEIQRQIELIEDGGKVVQETRLYDPNKDETRSMRGKEEANDYRYFPCPDLLPVVIEQRFLDEVRAGLPELPNQKRERFQSEFGLSAYDASVLSASREMADYFEAVQKVCGDAKLAANWVMVELASLLNKDGLEIEQSPVSAEQLGGMILRIKDNTISGKIAKMVFEAMAAGEGSADEIIEKKGLKQVTDSGAIEAMLDEVLAANAAQVEQYRASDEAKRAKMFGFFVGQAMKASKGKANPGQVNELLKKKLES; encoded by the coding sequence ATGCAATGGGAAACAGTGATCGGGCTGGAAATCCACGCACAGCTCAGCACCCAATCGAAGATCTTCTCCGGCAGCGCCACCACCTTCGGCGCCGAGCCCAACACCCAGGCCAGCCTGGTTGACCTCGGCATGCCCGGCACCCTGCCGGTGCTGAACGCAGAAGCCGTGCGCATGGCCTGCAAGTTCGGCCTGGCCATCGACGCCGAGATCGCCGAGAAGAACGTCTTCGCCCGCAAGAACTACTTCTACCCGGACCTGCCCAAGGGCTACCAGACCAGTCAGATGGACCTGCCGATCGTCGGCAAGGGCTTCCTCGACATCACCCTGGAAGACGGTACCGTCAAGCGCATCGGCATCACCCGCGCGCACCTGGAAGAGGACGCCGGCAAGAGCCTGCACGAAGACTTCCACGGCATGAGCGGCATCGACCTGAACCGTGCCGGCACCCCGCTGCTGGAGATCGTCTCCGAGCCGGACATCCGCAGCGCCAAGGAAGCCGTGGCCTACGTCAAGGCGATCCATGCCCTGGTGCGCTACCTCGGCATCTGTGACGGCAACATGGCCGAGGGCTCGCTGCGCTGCGACTGCAACGTGTCGGTGCGCCCCAAGGGCCAGGCCGAATTCGGCACCCGCGCCGAGATCAAGAACGTCAACTCCTTCCGCTTCATCGAGAAGGCCATCAACCACGAGATCCAGCGCCAGATCGAGCTGATCGAGGACGGTGGCAAGGTCGTGCAGGAAACCCGCCTGTACGACCCGAACAAGGACGAGACCCGCTCCATGCGCGGCAAGGAAGAAGCCAACGACTACCGTTACTTCCCCTGCCCCGACCTGCTGCCGGTGGTGATCGAGCAGCGCTTCCTCGATGAAGTGCGTGCCGGCCTGCCGGAGCTGCCGAACCAGAAGCGCGAGCGCTTCCAGAGTGAGTTCGGCCTATCCGCCTACGACGCCAGCGTGCTGTCCGCCAGCCGTGAGATGGCCGACTACTTCGAAGCGGTGCAGAAGGTCTGCGGCGACGCCAAGCTGGCCGCCAACTGGGTGATGGTCGAGCTGGCCAGCCTGCTCAACAAGGACGGCCTGGAGATCGAGCAATCGCCGGTGTCCGCCGAACAGCTGGGCGGCATGATCCTGCGCATCAAGGACAACACCATTTCCGGAAAGATCGCCAAGATGGTCTTCGAGGCGATGGCCGCCGGTGAGGGTTCCGCCGACGAGATCATCGAGAAGAAGGGCCTGAAGCAGGTCACCGACTCCGGTGCCATCGAGGCCATGCTGGACGAGGTTCTGGCCGCCAACGCCGCCCAGGTCGAGCAGTACCGCGCCAGCGACGAAGCCAAGCGCGCCAAGATGTTCGGCTTCTTCGTCGGCCAGGCGATGAAGGCCTCCAAGGGCAAGGCCAATCCGGGTCAAGTGAACGAACTGCTGAAGAAGAAGCTCGAAAGCTGA
- the gatA gene encoding Asp-tRNA(Asn)/Glu-tRNA(Gln) amidotransferase subunit GatA, whose amino-acid sequence MHQLTLAEIARGLSAKEFSAEELTRNLLARIHQLDPQLNSFISITDEPAIAQAKAADARRAAGEQGALLGAPIAHKDLFCTEGVLTSCASKILSGFKAPYDATVVARLKAAGAVSLGKLNMDEFAMGSSNESSHYGAVKNPWALDRVPGGSSGGSAAAVAARLVPAATGTDTGGSIRQPAAFTNLTGIKPTYGRVSRWGMIAYASSLDQGGPLARTAEDCALMLGAMAGFDPKDSTSVDAPVDDYLAALNQPLAGLRIGLPKEYFGAGLDSRIADAVLAVVEELKKLGASVKEVSLPNMQHAIPAYYVIAPAEASSNLSRFDGVRFGYRCENPQNLEDLYKRSRAEGFGDEVKRRIMVGTYALSAGYYDAYYLKAQKIRRLIKNDFMAAFGEVDVILGPTTPNPAWKLGEKNNDPVAQYLEDIYTITANLAGLPGLSMPAGFVDGLPVGVQLLAPYFQEGRLLNVAHQYQQATDWHKQAPAGF is encoded by the coding sequence ATGCATCAACTGACCCTCGCCGAGATCGCCCGTGGCCTCTCCGCCAAGGAATTCTCCGCCGAAGAGCTGACCCGCAACCTGCTGGCACGCATCCACCAGCTCGATCCGCAATTGAACAGCTTCATCAGCATCACCGACGAACCGGCCATCGCCCAGGCCAAGGCGGCCGACGCACGGCGCGCCGCCGGTGAGCAGGGCGCCCTGCTCGGGGCCCCCATCGCCCACAAGGACCTGTTCTGCACCGAAGGCGTGCTGACCAGTTGCGCCTCGAAGATCCTCAGCGGCTTCAAGGCCCCCTACGATGCCACCGTGGTCGCCCGCCTAAAGGCCGCCGGCGCCGTCAGCCTCGGCAAGCTGAACATGGACGAGTTCGCCATGGGCTCCTCCAACGAATCCAGCCACTATGGCGCGGTGAAGAACCCCTGGGCCCTGGACCGCGTGCCCGGTGGCTCCTCCGGCGGCTCCGCCGCGGCTGTGGCCGCGCGCCTGGTGCCCGCTGCCACCGGCACCGACACCGGCGGCTCGATCCGCCAGCCGGCCGCATTCACCAACCTCACCGGCATCAAGCCCACCTACGGCCGGGTTTCCCGCTGGGGCATGATCGCCTACGCCTCCAGTCTCGATCAGGGCGGCCCGTTGGCCCGCACTGCCGAGGACTGCGCGCTGATGCTGGGCGCCATGGCCGGTTTCGACCCGAAGGACTCCACCAGCGTCGATGCCCCCGTGGATGACTACCTCGCCGCCCTGAACCAGCCCCTGGCCGGCCTGCGCATCGGCCTGCCAAAAGAGTATTTCGGTGCCGGCCTCGATAGCCGCATCGCCGATGCCGTGCTGGCCGTGGTGGAGGAGCTGAAAAAGCTCGGCGCCAGCGTCAAGGAAGTCAGCCTGCCGAACATGCAGCACGCCATTCCGGCCTACTACGTGATCGCCCCGGCGGAAGCCTCCTCCAACCTGTCGCGTTTCGACGGCGTGCGCTTCGGCTACCGCTGCGAGAACCCGCAGAACCTGGAAGACCTGTACAAGCGCTCCCGTGCCGAAGGCTTCGGCGATGAAGTGAAGCGCCGCATCATGGTCGGCACCTACGCGCTCTCCGCCGGCTACTACGACGCCTACTACCTGAAGGCGCAGAAGATCCGCCGCCTGATCAAGAACGACTTCATGGCCGCCTTCGGCGAAGTCGACGTGATCCTCGGCCCGACCACGCCCAACCCGGCCTGGAAGCTCGGCGAAAAGAACAACGACCCGGTCGCCCAGTACCTGGAAGACATCTACACCATCACCGCCAACCTGGCGGGTCTACCGGGCCTCTCCATGCCCGCCGGCTTCGTCGATGGCCTGCCGGTCGGCGTCCAGCTGCTGGCGCCCTACTTCCAGGAAGGCCGCTTGCTCAACGTCGCCCACCAGTACCAACAGGCGACCGATTGGCACAAGCAAGCCCCGGCCGGATTCTGA
- the gatC gene encoding Asp-tRNA(Asn)/Glu-tRNA(Gln) amidotransferase subunit GatC, giving the protein MALERSDVEKIAHLARLGLNEADIPRTTETLNNILGLIDAMQAVDTDGIEPMAHPLDATQRLRADSVTEENRRDAYQAIAPAVEDGLYLVPKVIE; this is encoded by the coding sequence ATGGCGCTTGAACGCTCCGACGTGGAAAAAATCGCCCATCTCGCCCGACTGGGCCTGAACGAGGCCGATATCCCGCGTACCACCGAGACCCTGAACAACATCCTCGGCCTGATCGACGCCATGCAGGCGGTCGACACCGACGGCATCGAGCCCATGGCCCACCCGCTGGACGCCACCCAGCGCCTGCGCGCCGACAGCGTCACCGAGGAAAACCGCCGCGACGCCTACCAGGCCATCGCACCGGCTGTCGAGGACGGCCTGTACCTCGTGCCTAAAGTCATCGAATAA
- the mreB gene encoding rod shape-determining protein MreB codes for MFKKLRGMFSSDLSIDLGTANTLIYVRERGIVLNEPSVVAIRNHGNQKSVVAVGTEAKRMLGRTPGNISAIRPMKDGVIADFSVCEKMLQYFINKVHENSFLQPSPRVLICVPCKSTQVERRAIRESALGAGAREVFLIEEPMAAAIGAGLPVEEARGSMVVDIGGGTTEIALISLNGVVYAESVRVGGDRFDESIVTYVRRNYGSLIGESTAERIKQEIGTAYPGGEIREIDVRGRNLAEGVPRSFTLNSNEVLEALQESLATIVQAVKSALEQSPPELASDIAERGLVLTGGGALLRDLDKLLAQETGLPVIVAEDPLTCVARGGGRALEMMDRHAMDLLSTE; via the coding sequence ATGTTCAAGAAACTGCGTGGCATGTTTTCCAGCGATCTGTCGATCGACCTGGGCACTGCCAATACCCTTATTTATGTGCGCGAGCGCGGTATCGTCCTCAACGAGCCTTCCGTGGTCGCCATTCGTAACCACGGCAACCAGAAGAGCGTGGTCGCCGTAGGCACCGAGGCCAAGCGCATGCTCGGTCGTACTCCGGGCAACATTTCCGCGATCCGCCCGATGAAGGATGGCGTGATCGCCGACTTCAGCGTCTGCGAGAAGATGCTGCAGTACTTCATCAACAAGGTGCACGAGAACAGCTTCCTGCAGCCCAGCCCGCGCGTGCTGATCTGCGTGCCCTGCAAGTCCACCCAGGTGGAACGTCGCGCCATCCGCGAATCCGCCCTGGGCGCCGGCGCCCGTGAAGTCTTCCTGATCGAAGAGCCCATGGCAGCCGCCATCGGTGCCGGCCTGCCGGTGGAAGAAGCCCGCGGCTCGATGGTCGTCGACATCGGTGGCGGCACCACCGAAATCGCCCTGATCTCGCTGAACGGCGTGGTCTACGCCGAGTCCGTGCGTGTTGGTGGCGACCGCTTCGACGAATCCATCGTCACCTACGTGCGCCGCAACTACGGCAGCCTGATCGGCGAATCCACCGCCGAACGCATCAAGCAGGAGATCGGCACCGCCTACCCGGGCGGCGAGATCCGCGAGATAGACGTTCGCGGCCGCAACCTGGCCGAAGGTGTTCCGCGCAGCTTCACCCTGAACTCCAACGAAGTGCTGGAAGCCCTGCAGGAGTCCCTGGCGACCATCGTCCAGGCGGTGAAGAGCGCCCTCGAGCAGTCCCCGCCGGAGCTGGCGTCCGACATCGCCGAGCGCGGTCTGGTGCTGACCGGTGGTGGCGCGCTGCTGCGCGACCTGGACAAGCTGCTGGCCCAGGAAACCGGCCTGCCGGTGATCGTTGCCGAAGACCCGCTGACCTGCGTCGCCCGTGGCGGCGGCCGCGCCCTGGAGATGATGGACCGTCACGCGATGGACCTGCTCTCCACCGAGTAA
- the mreC gene encoding rod shape-determining protein MreC yields the protein MFAVLSAALMVVDARFDTLKPMRSQMGLVLTPFYWLADLPVRVWGGVSDQFTSRSTLIAENEKLKAEALLMQRRLQKLATLTEQNVRLRELLNSAALVDEKVLVGELIGVDPNPFTHRILIDKGEKDGVFLGQPVLDARGLMGQVVEVMPYTARVLLLTDTTHSIPVQVNRNGLRAIASGTGNPERLELRHVADTADIKEGDLLVSSGMGQRFPAGYPVATVKEVIHDSGQPFAIVRAVPTAALNRSRYMLLVFSDPRSPEERANDAAEAQEAADREAAAQPTPADAGVSAIPPQASPAPASAPAAAQAAPNRPPAAPNAQESH from the coding sequence GTGTTTGCCGTGCTCTCGGCCGCGCTGATGGTGGTCGACGCCCGTTTCGACACCTTGAAGCCCATGCGCAGCCAGATGGGCCTGGTGCTGACGCCGTTCTACTGGTTGGCCGATCTGCCGGTGCGCGTCTGGGGTGGTGTCAGTGACCAGTTCACCAGCCGCAGCACCCTGATCGCCGAGAACGAGAAGCTCAAGGCCGAGGCGCTGCTGATGCAGCGCCGCCTGCAGAAGCTGGCTACCCTCACCGAGCAGAACGTGCGCCTGCGCGAGTTGCTCAACTCCGCCGCGCTGGTGGATGAGAAGGTGCTGGTGGGCGAGTTGATTGGCGTCGATCCCAACCCGTTCACCCACCGTATCCTGATCGACAAGGGTGAGAAGGACGGCGTGTTCCTCGGCCAGCCGGTGCTCGACGCGCGCGGCCTGATGGGCCAGGTGGTGGAGGTCATGCCCTACACCGCCCGCGTCCTGCTGCTGACCGATACCACCCACAGCATTCCGGTGCAGGTGAATCGCAACGGCCTGCGCGCCATTGCCAGCGGCACCGGCAACCCGGAACGCCTGGAGCTGCGCCACGTGGCCGACACCGCCGACATCAAGGAGGGCGACCTGCTGGTCAGCTCCGGGATGGGGCAGCGCTTCCCTGCCGGTTATCCGGTGGCCACGGTCAAGGAAGTCATCCACGACTCCGGCCAGCCCTTCGCCATCGTTCGCGCGGTGCCCACCGCCGCGCTGAACCGCAGTCGCTACATGCTCCTGGTGTTCAGCGATCCGCGCAGCCCGGAAGAACGTGCCAACGACGCTGCCGAGGCCCAGGAAGCGGCCGACCGCGAGGCCGCAGCGCAGCCCACTCCTGCGGATGCAGGCGTTTCCGCAATCCCGCCCCAGGCGTCACCGGCACCGGCCAGTGCCCCCGCGGCCGCTCAGGCCGCGCCGAACAGACCACCCGCCGCGCCAAACGCCCAGGAGAGTCATTGA
- the mreD gene encoding rod shape-determining protein MreD has protein sequence MVGLRSNNGWVIWLSLIFALVLSVGPVPSFMEIGRPLWLALFLTYWTLALPHRVGMTTAWVLGLAEDVLYGTLLGQNALILALITFLVLTLHQRLRMFPMWQQCLVLLVVFGLAQLVQLWLNALTGNRPPTLVFLLPALVSALLWPWVYAALRGTSRRLNVN, from the coding sequence ATGGTCGGCCTGCGCAGCAACAACGGTTGGGTCATCTGGCTCAGCCTGATCTTCGCCCTGGTGCTCAGCGTCGGGCCGGTTCCCAGCTTCATGGAGATCGGCCGGCCGCTCTGGCTGGCGCTTTTCCTCACCTACTGGACCCTTGCCCTGCCACATCGCGTGGGCATGACCACGGCCTGGGTGCTGGGCCTGGCGGAAGATGTGCTCTACGGCACCCTGCTGGGACAGAATGCCCTGATTCTCGCCCTGATCACCTTCCTGGTGCTGACTCTGCACCAGCGCCTACGGATGTTCCCCATGTGGCAGCAGTGCCTCGTGCTGCTCGTGGTTTTTGGCCTGGCCCAGCTGGTGCAGCTGTGGCTCAATGCCCTTACCGGTAATCGTCCCCCGACCCTGGTCTTCCTGCTGCCCGCACTGGTCAGCGCGTTGCTCTGGCCTTGGGTATACGCCGCCCTGCGCGGTACGAGTCGCCGCCTCAACGTCAACTGA
- a CDS encoding Maf family protein has translation MATLYLASGSPRRRELLAQIGVPHITLRATVDETVRPAEAAPAYVERLAREKALAGLASLAEAAEACVLGADTAVVLDGRILGKPADRDDALATLEQLSGREHEVLTAIALADANRCEVRVVASRVRFRPITRAEREAYWASGEPADKAGSYAIQGLGAVFVSRVEGSYSAVVGLPLLETAEILAGFGIPCWQHLG, from the coding sequence ATGGCCACGCTGTACCTGGCTTCGGGGTCGCCGCGCCGGCGTGAGCTGCTGGCGCAGATTGGCGTTCCGCATATCACCCTGCGCGCTACCGTCGACGAAACCGTGCGTCCCGCCGAGGCCGCGCCCGCTTATGTCGAGCGACTGGCCCGGGAAAAGGCCCTGGCTGGCCTTGCCAGTCTGGCGGAGGCCGCTGAGGCCTGTGTGCTGGGCGCGGATACCGCGGTGGTACTGGATGGCCGCATCCTCGGCAAGCCGGCCGATCGCGACGACGCCCTGGCCACCCTGGAACAGCTGTCCGGCCGCGAGCACGAGGTGCTCACTGCTATCGCCCTGGCCGATGCGAATCGCTGCGAGGTGCGGGTGGTGGCCAGTCGGGTCCGCTTCCGTCCCATTACTCGCGCTGAACGGGAAGCCTACTGGGCCAGCGGCGAGCCCGCCGACAAGGCCGGCAGCTACGCTATTCAGGGGCTGGGTGCGGTTTTCGTCAGCCGCGTCGAGGGCAGTTATTCAGCGGTAGTGGGATTGCCGCTGCTGGAAACGGCGGAAATCCTCGCCGGTTTCGGCATTCCTTGTTGGCAGCACCTGGGATAG
- the rng gene encoding ribonuclease G produces the protein MSEEILINITPMESRVAVVENGVLQEVHVERTLRRGIVGNIYKGKVVRVLPGMQAAFVDIGLDRAAFIHASEISNREGSAVESISALVHEGQSLVVQVTKDPIGSKGARLTTQLSIPSRYLVYMPRTSHVGISLKIEDEAERERLKQVVADCIATEGIEETGGFILRTAADGARADEILVDIRYLRRLWVQISAQMQTAPAPSVIYEDLSLALRTLRDLVNPRIEKIRIDSRETFQKVTQFVDELMPEIADRLEHYPGERPIFDLYGVEDEIQKALERKVLLKSGGYLIIDPTEAMTTIDVNTGAFVGHRTLEETIFKTNLEAATAIARQLRLRNLGGIIIIDFIDMEDEEHQRQVLRTLEKQLERDHAKTNIIGITELGLVQMTRKRTRESLIQVLCEPCSCCQGRGLLKTAETICYEIFREILREARAYQAEGYLVLANQKVVDRLLDEESGNVADLEAFIGRPIKFQVETMYSQEQYDVVLL, from the coding sequence ATGAGCGAAGAGATTCTGATCAATATCACGCCGATGGAATCGCGCGTGGCGGTGGTGGAAAACGGCGTGTTGCAGGAAGTGCATGTCGAGCGCACCCTGCGTCGCGGCATCGTCGGCAACATCTACAAGGGCAAGGTGGTGCGGGTATTGCCGGGCATGCAGGCGGCGTTTGTCGACATCGGCCTGGACCGCGCGGCCTTCATCCACGCTTCGGAGATCAGCAACCGCGAAGGCAGTGCCGTCGAGAGCATCAGCGCCCTGGTGCACGAAGGGCAGAGCCTGGTGGTGCAGGTCACCAAGGACCCCATCGGCAGCAAGGGCGCGCGCCTGACCACCCAGCTGTCGATCCCCTCGCGCTACCTGGTGTACATGCCGCGCACCAGCCATGTGGGCATATCCCTGAAGATCGAGGATGAAGCCGAGCGCGAGCGCCTCAAACAGGTGGTGGCCGACTGCATCGCCACCGAAGGCATCGAGGAAACCGGCGGCTTCATCCTGCGTACGGCCGCCGACGGTGCCCGGGCCGACGAAATCCTCGTCGACATCCGCTACCTGCGCCGCCTCTGGGTGCAGATCTCCGCGCAGATGCAGACCGCGCCCGCGCCCTCGGTCATCTACGAAGACCTCAGCCTGGCCCTGCGCACCCTGCGGGACCTGGTGAACCCGCGCATCGAGAAAATCCGCATCGACTCGCGGGAAACCTTCCAGAAGGTCACCCAGTTCGTCGACGAGCTGATGCCGGAAATCGCCGACCGCCTGGAGCACTACCCCGGCGAGCGGCCGATCTTCGATCTCTACGGCGTCGAGGACGAAATCCAGAAGGCCCTGGAGCGCAAGGTGCTGCTCAAGTCCGGCGGCTACCTGATCATCGACCCCACGGAGGCGATGACCACCATCGACGTCAACACCGGCGCCTTCGTCGGGCACCGCACCCTCGAGGAAACCATCTTCAAGACCAACCTCGAGGCGGCCACCGCGATCGCGCGCCAACTGCGTCTGCGCAACCTGGGTGGGATCATCATCATCGACTTCATCGACATGGAAGATGAGGAGCACCAACGCCAGGTGTTGCGGACCCTGGAGAAGCAGCTGGAGCGCGACCACGCCAAGACCAACATCATCGGCATCACCGAACTTGGCCTGGTGCAGATGACCCGCAAGCGTACCCGCGAGAGCCTGATTCAGGTGCTGTGCGAGCCCTGTTCCTGCTGCCAGGGCCGTGGCCTGCTGAAGACCGCGGAAACCATCTGCTACGAAATCTTCCGCGAGATCCTGCGCGAGGCCCGCGCCTACCAGGCGGAGGGTTACCTCGTGCTGGCCAACCAGAAGGTGGTGGACCGGTTGCTGGATGAAGAATCGGGGAACGTCGCCGATCTGGAAGCCTTCATCGGGCGCCCCATCAAGTTCCAGGTGGAAACCATGTATTCCCAGGAACAGTACGACGTGGTCCTGCTCTGA